In Thamnophis elegans isolate rThaEle1 chromosome 4, rThaEle1.pri, whole genome shotgun sequence, the following proteins share a genomic window:
- the LOC116507249 gene encoding E3 SUMO-protein ligase KIAA1586-like has translation MVGVDVGVGLHSRRSAMKIVEVIANQIKTTVFSRIIAINQKVCLIIDEATTLSMKAVLIVFVRVEDPECPAPVFVELLELQKQDAETIYSASLGSLHKLGFTTKYLQKNLIAFCSDGANIMLERKSGVSARIAQDFPNIVIWYCLSHRLQLVLDDAIREVKQINHFKIFLDKILTTFQKFCKSQNDLFQISEQLGIEIVKIGRVLGPRWAACSLRATIAVWRAYPALHQFFQGNGRFPGMASRFENLNFLKDLALMIDILNEISLSSNVLQGREINIIMAEKLVLQTINAFEVLRQRKDRYETELVEVLKTQAFKNINLAPNQRFVALPHDKFLSSIITNLKKRLMDCDHLRTSSLLPDVNKLHFITYLEPDY, from the coding sequence ATGGTTGGCGTGGAtgtgggagttggcttgcattcacggaGATCTGCAATGAAAATAGTTGAAGTCATTGCGAACCAAATCAAGACCACCGTGTTTTCCAGGATTATTGCAATTAATcaaaaggtgtgcctaataatcgatgaagccacaacactttcaatgaaagcagtgctgatagtttttgttagagttgaggatccagaatgcccagcacccgtcttcgttgagcttctggaattacagaaacaagatgcggagaccatatattcTGCATCATTGGGAAGCTTGCATAAACTTGGATTTACCACCAAATATCTACAGAAGAATTTAATTGCTTTCTGCTCCGATGGTGCCAACATTATGCTTgaaagaaaatctggagtcagcgccagaatagctcaagacttcccaaacattGTCATCTGGTACTGCTTGAGCCACCGcctgcaacttgtgctggatgatgcaataagagaagtgaagcagatcaaccacttcaagatcttccttgatAAAATACTCACCACTTTCCAGAAATtctgcaagagccagaatgacctcttccaaatctctgaacaattgggcatagaaattgtgaagattggcagagttttgggaccaagatgggctgcctgtagtttaagggcaacaatagctgtgtggcgtgcttatccagcACTACATCAGTTTTTTCAGGGCAATGGAagattcccaggcatggcttcccgttttgaaaatctaaattttttaaaggatttggCCCTCATGATCGATAtcctaaatgagatttctctttCGTCAAATGTCCTACAGGGGAGAGAGATAAATATTATCATGGCCGAAAAGTTAGTATTGCAAACAATCAATGCTTTTGAAGTGCTTAGACAGAGAAAGGACAGATATGAAACAGAACTTGTGGAAGTGCTAAAAACACAAGCCTTCAAAAACatcaatttagctccaaatcaacgaTTTGTTGCCCTTCCTCATGACAAGTTTCTgtcaagcatcatcaccaatttgaagaaaaggctgatggattgcgaccaTTTAAGAACAAGTAGCCTATTGCCAGATGTAAACAAGTTACACTTTATTacatatttggagccagattactAG